One segment of Streptomyces sp. YIM 121038 DNA contains the following:
- a CDS encoding zinc ABC transporter substrate-binding protein, giving the protein MARTGVRIPQHLSRTAGAVALSAALALTATACADENQPKKTDAGEGGGPVVVATTTWEGAFAKAAGAKDVTVLVPPSTHHAPDYDPKPSDLAAVAKADFVLYAPFEPYADKIKEAAGSKAELVQVNLDNDAGKATGEVTRLGGLFGTEVSAKKWKTSFERLYAKLSADLKSAWPGGKAPTAVSQVFTTWSARMAGARTVGTYGPEPVKASQVAELAAKKPALVLDNAHMSTGTVLPGSGAEQLKIVNYPGDDLDLLPVYRNAAAQLKKALRAE; this is encoded by the coding sequence ATGGCGCGCACCGGCGTCCGCATCCCCCAGCACCTCTCCCGCACGGCCGGGGCCGTGGCACTGAGCGCCGCCCTCGCCCTCACGGCCACCGCCTGCGCCGACGAGAACCAGCCGAAGAAGACCGACGCGGGCGAGGGCGGCGGGCCCGTGGTCGTCGCCACCACCACCTGGGAGGGCGCGTTCGCCAAGGCCGCCGGGGCCAAGGACGTCACCGTCCTGGTGCCGCCGTCCACGCACCACGCCCCGGACTACGACCCCAAGCCCTCCGACCTCGCGGCCGTCGCGAAGGCCGACTTCGTGCTGTACGCGCCCTTCGAGCCGTACGCCGACAAGATCAAGGAGGCGGCGGGCTCGAAGGCCGAGCTCGTCCAGGTCAACCTCGACAACGACGCGGGCAAGGCCACCGGCGAGGTGACCCGGCTCGGCGGCCTCTTCGGCACCGAGGTGTCCGCGAAGAAGTGGAAGACGTCCTTCGAGCGCCTGTACGCGAAGCTGTCCGCGGACCTCAAGTCGGCCTGGCCGGGCGGCAAGGCGCCCACCGCGGTCAGCCAGGTCTTCACCACCTGGTCCGCGCGGATGGCGGGCGCCCGCACCGTCGGCACGTACGGCCCCGAGCCCGTGAAGGCCTCCCAGGTCGCCGAGCTGGCCGCGAAGAAGCCCGCGCTGGTGCTCGACAACGCGCACATGTCGACCGGCACGGTCCTGCCCGGCTCCGGCGCCGAACAGCTGAAGATCGTCAACTACCCCGGGGACGACCTGGACCTGCTGCCGGTGTACCGGAACGCGGCGGCCCAGCTGAAGAAGGCGCTGCGGGCGGAGTAG
- a CDS encoding ATP-binding protein gives MTVHSRRTFAQDPAALARDKPRVTELRLSAFAGHRAAAFPLGPLTLFSGPSGSGKTSALRAYEALALLGAGAELADVFPQPARCVPERARADGQARRGFRIGCTVDGPAGPVRLDVAVQAEPELRIAGERLTRDGLTLLETALRDPGRRAVQASWHTAGAAPVTRAPLPDDRLGTALLPLRVAGKTDGQRLVLAAAEQVVVALRSVFACDPRPTRMREPVVVGAGGLAGAGRLLGGCDNLAEVLWRTRSECGNRHAQLVAALRAGCAGPVADVLSEQAGDGALRAVLDRGDGVRTCVGRLGDGELRYLALALVLLTGPRVLEVDPVAEVPEAYQSLTVLADGFDRCLDQRQKRALADLAARACGRGHIRLIGAVADATWAAAADGVTVVNLGRTRCHGM, from the coding sequence ATGACTGTGCACTCCCGCCGGACGTTCGCGCAGGATCCAGCGGCCCTGGCCCGGGACAAGCCGCGCGTCACCGAACTGCGGCTCTCCGCCTTCGCCGGGCACCGGGCCGCCGCGTTCCCGCTCGGCCCGCTCACGCTCTTCTCGGGGCCGAGCGGCAGCGGCAAGACCAGTGCACTGCGCGCGTACGAGGCGCTCGCGCTGCTGGGCGCGGGCGCCGAACTCGCCGACGTGTTCCCGCAGCCCGCCCGCTGCGTGCCCGAGCGGGCCCGCGCCGACGGCCAGGCCCGCCGCGGCTTCCGCATCGGCTGCACCGTCGACGGCCCCGCGGGCCCCGTCCGCCTCGACGTCGCGGTGCAGGCCGAGCCGGAGCTGCGCATCGCGGGCGAGCGCCTGACCCGCGACGGGCTCACCCTCCTGGAGACCGCCCTGCGCGACCCCGGCCGCCGCGCGGTGCAGGCCTCCTGGCACACGGCGGGCGCCGCACCGGTCACCCGCGCGCCGCTGCCCGACGACCGGCTCGGCACGGCCCTGCTGCCGCTGCGCGTCGCGGGCAAGACCGACGGGCAGCGGCTCGTGCTCGCCGCCGCCGAGCAGGTCGTCGTCGCACTGCGGTCGGTGTTCGCCTGCGATCCGCGCCCCACCCGGATGCGCGAGCCGGTGGTGGTGGGGGCGGGCGGGCTCGCGGGCGCGGGCCGGCTGCTCGGGGGCTGCGACAACCTCGCCGAAGTCCTCTGGCGCACCCGCTCCGAGTGCGGCAACCGGCACGCGCAGCTCGTCGCCGCGCTGCGCGCCGGGTGCGCGGGTCCGGTCGCCGACGTCCTCTCCGAGCAGGCGGGCGACGGCGCCCTGCGCGCCGTGCTCGACCGCGGGGACGGGGTGCGGACGTGCGTGGGGCGGCTCGGCGACGGCGAACTGCGCTATCTGGCGCTCGCGCTCGTCCTGCTGACCGGCCCCCGGGTCCTCGAGGTCGACCCGGTCGCGGAGGTCCCGGAGGCGTACCAGAGCCTGACCGTCCTCGCCGACGGCTTCGACCGCTGCCTGGACCAGCGGCAGAAGCGGGCCCTCGCGGACCTCGCGGCCCGCGCGTGCGGGCGCGGGCACATCCGTCTGATCGGGGCCGTCGCGGACGCCACCTGGGCCGCGGCGGCCGACGGCGTCACGGTGGTGAACCTCGGACGGACGCGATGTCACGGCATGTAG
- a CDS encoding copper chaperone PCu(A)C, which produces MSSLYARLRPGLLAALAPVLAAALTLGGLSAWVAAGAAGGPARISVTGGRVFLTYGSVAETAAFFRITNSGDSDDVLESVRSPAAVDVMLSRTVERAGANVESMRMVESATVPAGRRITMKPDGLDVMLRPKRALRLGAEVPFVLTFRHSGEVRVTALVVRPGS; this is translated from the coding sequence ATGAGCTCCCTGTACGCGCGGCTGCGCCCCGGCCTGCTCGCCGCGCTCGCACCGGTCCTGGCCGCCGCGCTGACCCTGGGCGGGCTCTCGGCCTGGGTCGCGGCCGGTGCCGCGGGCGGGCCCGCACGGATCTCGGTGACGGGCGGGCGGGTGTTCCTGACCTACGGCAGCGTCGCGGAGACCGCCGCGTTCTTCCGGATCACCAACTCCGGCGACTCCGACGACGTCCTGGAGTCCGTGCGCTCGCCCGCCGCCGTCGACGTGATGCTCAGCCGGACCGTGGAGCGCGCGGGCGCGAACGTCGAGTCGATGCGGATGGTGGAGTCGGCGACCGTGCCCGCGGGCAGGCGGATCACCATGAAGCCCGACGGGCTCGACGTGATGCTCCGCCCGAAGCGGGCCCTGCGGCTCGGCGCCGAGGTGCCGTTCGTCCTGACGTTCCGGCACAGCGGCGAGGTGCGGGTGACGGCCCTGGTGGTGCGGCCCGGCAGCTGA
- a CDS encoding nucleotide pyrophosphohydrolase → MTDQDIEGLQRRLAEFAAARRWEQYHTPKNLAAALSVEAAELVEIFQWLTPEESARVMEDADSAHRVTDEVADVLAYLLQFCAVLGVDPLEALAAKIERNEERFPAP, encoded by the coding sequence GTGACCGATCAAGACATCGAGGGACTGCAGCGCAGGCTGGCCGAGTTCGCCGCCGCGCGGCGCTGGGAGCAGTACCACACGCCCAAGAACCTGGCCGCCGCGCTCAGCGTCGAGGCCGCCGAGCTCGTGGAGATCTTCCAGTGGCTGACGCCGGAGGAGTCGGCCCGCGTCATGGAGGACGCCGACTCCGCCCACCGCGTCACCGACGAGGTCGCGGACGTGCTCGCGTACCTCCTCCAGTTCTGCGCGGTGCTCGGCGTCGACCCGCTCGAGGCGCTCGCGGCGAAGATCGAGCGGAACGAGGAGCGGTTCCCGGCGCCCTGA
- a CDS encoding CoA transferase: MTQAASQDLTARAGARPLDALRCDIGGPPELTDVVAAHLRLLGARTFRSDDGGDSGRAVLGGGGFGPLEAEVLWAGPVGASRDAVAAHAGAVHVDGAPVAPVAPVGSGGPVGPGAVLGAVHDEATAQAVTGVMAVHGRRDGTPRGLGVDYTATAAGVLAVQGLLAGLVAEARGGSAGRVTTSAVRAGLLAVSQYAAAAGADEGEAAPLAPGGPPFTSADGVVFELETLDPGAWAAFWRALGAPADALRAGWRPFQFRYATACAPFPEALHTTVRGAAWSRVQAAAAASGAEVCALRTLAERAAEHDHAPPWTLTPYGPGGLVRPRQVPTADRPLAGITVLEAGRRIQAPLAAHLLRLLGADVVRIEPPGGDPLRGMPPACGGVSARWLALNRGKDAVEADIKSPSGRRRLRDLVADADVFLHNWAPGKAAQLALDADDLARVNPGLVYAYTSGWAGRIDGAPMGTDFMVQARAAVGEAVRPADEPPAPSLMTLLDVLGGLLGAEAVLAGLLLRERAGGRGVRVDSSLLGAADLLVGPALARGARRPAGFRRPLRTADGWVAPGDGCAGAVAAYDLGGLASADAVGLLASHGLGAVVVASGPGEPAGALGRDGHGAPVVPDPWSFG; this comes from the coding sequence ATGACCCAGGCAGCGTCACAAGACCTCACCGCACGGGCCGGGGCGCGGCCCCTCGACGCGTTGCGCTGCGACATCGGCGGGCCCCCCGAGCTGACCGACGTCGTCGCGGCGCACCTGCGGCTGCTCGGCGCGCGGACGTTCCGGTCGGACGACGGGGGCGACAGCGGCCGGGCGGTGCTCGGCGGCGGGGGGTTCGGGCCGCTGGAGGCGGAGGTGCTGTGGGCGGGCCCGGTGGGCGCGTCCCGCGACGCCGTGGCCGCGCACGCGGGCGCCGTCCACGTGGATGGCGCCCCCGTCGCCCCCGTCGCCCCCGTCGGCTCCGGGGGCCCTGTGGGCCCGGGGGCCGTCCTCGGCGCCGTTCACGACGAGGCCACCGCCCAGGCCGTCACCGGTGTCATGGCCGTGCACGGGCGCCGCGACGGCACCCCGCGCGGCCTCGGCGTCGACTACACCGCGACCGCCGCGGGCGTCCTCGCCGTCCAGGGCCTGCTCGCCGGGCTCGTCGCGGAGGCCCGCGGCGGGTCGGCGGGCCGGGTGACGACGAGCGCGGTGCGCGCGGGCCTGCTCGCCGTCTCGCAGTACGCCGCGGCCGCCGGGGCCGACGAGGGCGAGGCGGCGCCGCTCGCGCCGGGCGGGCCGCCGTTCACCTCCGCCGACGGCGTGGTCTTCGAACTGGAGACCCTCGACCCCGGCGCCTGGGCCGCGTTCTGGAGGGCCCTCGGCGCGCCCGCCGACGCGCTGCGGGCGGGCTGGCGCCCCTTCCAGTTCCGGTACGCCACCGCCTGCGCGCCCTTCCCCGAGGCCCTGCACACCACCGTGCGCGGCGCCGCCTGGAGCCGGGTCCAGGCGGCCGCCGCCGCGTCCGGGGCCGAGGTGTGCGCGCTGCGCACGCTCGCCGAGCGCGCCGCCGAGCACGACCACGCGCCGCCGTGGACGCTCACGCCGTACGGCCCCGGCGGGCTCGTGAGGCCCCGTCAGGTCCCCACCGCCGACCGGCCCCTGGCCGGGATCACCGTCCTGGAGGCGGGGCGCCGCATCCAGGCCCCGCTGGCCGCGCACCTGCTGCGGCTCCTCGGGGCCGACGTCGTACGGATCGAGCCGCCGGGCGGCGACCCGCTGCGCGGCATGCCGCCCGCGTGCGGCGGCGTCTCCGCCCGCTGGCTCGCCCTCAACCGCGGCAAGGACGCCGTGGAGGCCGACATCAAGTCCCCCTCCGGCCGCCGCAGACTGCGCGACCTCGTCGCCGACGCGGACGTCTTCCTGCACAACTGGGCGCCGGGCAAGGCCGCGCAGCTCGCCCTGGACGCGGACGACCTCGCGCGGGTCAACCCCGGTCTCGTGTACGCGTACACGAGCGGCTGGGCGGGCCGGATCGACGGCGCGCCCATGGGCACGGACTTCATGGTCCAGGCGCGTGCCGCCGTCGGCGAGGCCGTGCGGCCCGCCGACGAGCCGCCCGCGCCCTCCCTGATGACGCTCCTCGACGTCCTCGGCGGGCTGCTCGGGGCGGAGGCCGTGCTCGCGGGGCTGCTGCTGCGGGAGCGGGCCGGGGGGCGGGGCGTGCGGGTCGACTCCTCGCTGCTCGGGGCCGCCGACCTGCTGGTCGGGCCCGCCCTCGCGCGGGGCGCGCGCCGTCCCGCCGGGTTTCGGCGGCCCCTGCGGACCGCGGACGGGTGGGTGGCTCCGGGGGACGGGTGCGCGGGGGCCGTCGCCGCGTACGACCTCGGCGGTCTGGCCTCCGCCGACGCGGTGGGGCTGCTCGCTTCGCACGGGCTGGGGGCCGTCGTGGTCGCTTCCGGGCCGGGGGAGCCGGCGGGGGCCCTCGGCCGTGACGGGCATGGCGCGCCGGTGGTGCCCGACCCCTGGAGCTTCGGCTAG
- a CDS encoding metal ABC transporter permease produces MTLATADLGLMLQLVPVQRAGFALLLAAVGLPVVGVVIVGLDIMPVRFAMMHVALLGIAVGLLTGLDPMLCALVACALAGAGVAPLARTPDGLSGAMGLLMSMAVAAALLVLSVAGVNASGAFALLWGSILSVTTADIVVVAVLAVAVPALFLWRRRDLALLLYDRELAQCSGVPVGGLTVVLLVLVAVAVGGAIKLTGALLVDALTLLPALAARRLGDRLTTIALWAVAIGVVVNTTGFLLALWLDWPPGPVLVLLAGAVVLAVHLIPERSITSWRAPASASPSTSPARPGPWH; encoded by the coding sequence ATGACCCTCGCCACCGCCGACCTCGGCCTCATGCTCCAGCTCGTGCCGGTGCAGCGCGCCGGGTTCGCGCTGCTGCTCGCCGCCGTCGGCCTGCCCGTCGTCGGCGTCGTGATCGTCGGGCTCGACATCATGCCGGTGCGGTTCGCGATGATGCACGTCGCGCTGCTCGGCATCGCCGTGGGGCTGCTCACCGGGCTCGACCCGATGCTGTGCGCCCTGGTGGCCTGCGCGCTCGCGGGCGCGGGCGTGGCCCCCCTGGCCCGCACGCCGGACGGCCTGTCGGGCGCGATGGGCCTGCTGATGAGCATGGCCGTCGCGGCCGCGCTGCTCGTCCTTTCGGTGGCCGGGGTCAACGCCTCCGGCGCGTTCGCGCTCCTGTGGGGGTCGATCCTGTCGGTCACCACCGCCGACATCGTCGTCGTCGCGGTGCTCGCCGTCGCCGTACCGGCGCTGTTCCTGTGGCGGCGCCGCGACCTCGCGCTGCTGCTGTACGACCGTGAGCTGGCGCAGTGCTCCGGGGTGCCCGTCGGCGGGCTCACCGTGGTGCTGCTCGTCCTGGTCGCCGTCGCGGTGGGCGGGGCGATCAAGCTGACCGGCGCGCTGCTCGTCGACGCGCTCACGCTGCTTCCCGCGCTCGCCGCGCGCCGCCTCGGCGACCGGCTCACCACGATCGCACTGTGGGCCGTGGCCATCGGCGTCGTCGTGAACACCACGGGCTTCCTGCTCGCCCTGTGGCTGGACTGGCCTCCCGGGCCCGTCCTCGTCCTGCTGGCGGGGGCCGTCGTCCTCGCCGTCCACCTCATCCCCGAACGGAGCATCACCTCATGGCGCGCACCGGCGTCCGCATCCCCCAGCACCTCTCCCGCACGGCCGGGGCCGTGGCACTGA
- a CDS encoding class I adenylate-forming enzyme family protein: MPPALHDLLPAALRRSWAVEGVCPDLDLYSLFRARQVSDLHRAAVVDGKGKLCYTALDRKVRCLAVGLRGLGIGPGDVVGVQLPNGRDAVVTDLALAALGAVALPYPVGRGPAEATSLLRRAEAVAVVVAAEHRGAHPARALAEARAALPALRHVVAAGRGPRPEGAFTLRELLRADPKDFVAARPDPDGPARILVSSGSEAEPKMVAYSHNALAGGRGNFFASLMPAGARPPRCLFLVPLASAFGSNGTAVALARHGGTLVLLDHFTPEAAIAAIREHEPTHVLGVPTMARMILDRLAADGGTLPPPTALVLGGSPLDATTAAAAREAFGCPVVNLYGSADGVNCHTGLEGHEEGSAPEHGVVAGRPDPRVADIRVADPATHEPVPDGAVGEIVARGPMTPLCYVGAPELDARYRTPDGWVRTGDLGLIDGGGVLHVVGRLKDVVIRGGANISPAEVERELSAHPLIRDVVCVGVPDPVMGERLAACVVPVSDGRDGAPLTLDALGEHLAGRGLDRAKHPERLLLVPEMPLTPAGKPDRTALRERAAAGS; the protein is encoded by the coding sequence ATGCCCCCCGCCCTCCACGACCTCCTCCCCGCCGCCCTCCGCAGGAGCTGGGCGGTGGAGGGGGTCTGTCCCGACCTCGACCTGTACAGCCTGTTCCGGGCGCGGCAGGTCAGCGATCTGCATCGCGCGGCCGTCGTCGACGGCAAGGGCAAGCTCTGTTACACCGCCCTGGACCGCAAGGTCCGATGTCTGGCCGTCGGGCTCAGAGGGCTCGGCATAGGACCGGGCGACGTCGTCGGCGTCCAGCTGCCCAACGGGCGCGACGCGGTCGTCACCGACCTCGCCCTCGCCGCCCTCGGCGCGGTCGCGCTGCCCTACCCCGTCGGCCGGGGCCCGGCGGAGGCCACGAGCCTGCTGCGCCGCGCGGAGGCCGTCGCGGTGGTCGTGGCGGCGGAGCACCGGGGCGCGCACCCGGCGCGGGCGCTCGCCGAGGCGCGGGCCGCCCTGCCCGCGCTGCGCCACGTCGTCGCGGCGGGCCGGGGCCCGCGGCCCGAAGGGGCGTTCACCCTGCGGGAGTTGCTGCGCGCCGACCCGAAGGACTTCGTGGCCGCGCGGCCCGACCCGGACGGCCCCGCCCGCATCCTGGTCTCCTCCGGGTCCGAGGCCGAGCCGAAGATGGTCGCCTATTCGCACAACGCCCTGGCGGGCGGCCGCGGCAACTTCTTCGCCTCGCTCATGCCCGCCGGGGCGAGACCGCCGCGCTGTCTCTTCCTGGTGCCGCTGGCCTCGGCGTTCGGCTCCAACGGCACGGCCGTCGCCCTCGCCCGGCACGGCGGCACGCTCGTCCTGCTCGACCACTTCACGCCCGAGGCCGCGATCGCCGCGATCCGGGAGCACGAGCCCACGCACGTCCTCGGCGTACCGACCATGGCCCGGATGATCCTGGACCGGCTCGCGGCCGACGGCGGGACGCTGCCGCCGCCCACCGCGCTCGTGCTCGGCGGCTCCCCGCTGGACGCCACCACGGCGGCCGCCGCGCGGGAGGCCTTCGGCTGCCCCGTCGTGAACCTCTACGGCTCCGCCGACGGCGTCAACTGCCATACGGGGCTCGAAGGACACGAGGAGGGCTCCGCCCCGGAGCACGGCGTCGTGGCGGGGCGGCCCGACCCCCGCGTCGCCGACATCCGCGTCGCCGACCCCGCCACCCACGAGCCCGTGCCGGACGGCGCCGTCGGCGAGATCGTGGCGCGCGGCCCGATGACCCCGCTGTGCTACGTCGGCGCCCCCGAGCTCGACGCCCGCTACCGCACCCCCGACGGCTGGGTCCGCACCGGCGACCTCGGCCTGATCGACGGCGGCGGCGTGCTGCACGTCGTCGGCCGCCTCAAGGACGTGGTGATCCGTGGCGGCGCCAACATCAGCCCGGCCGAGGTGGAGCGCGAGCTGAGCGCCCATCCGCTGATCCGGGACGTGGTGTGCGTCGGCGTCCCCGACCCGGTCATGGGGGAGCGGCTCGCGGCCTGCGTGGTGCCCGTCTCCGACGGCCGGGACGGGGCGCCGCTGACCCTCGACGCGCTCGGCGAGCACCTCGCGGGGCGGGGTCTGGACCGGGCCAAGCACCCCGAACGGCTGCTGCTCGTGCCGGAGATGCCGCTGACCCCGGCGGGCAAGCCGGACCGCACGGCCCTGCGGGAGCGGGCGGCCGCCGGTTCCTGA
- a CDS encoding cell division protein SepF has translation MTSNEATDEQWEGLAQVVPLRGRNEWPSWPGHRSLPDAETETRRRFVVTRVNVFSDAREVAENLMAQIPVLLDLSGAETETAKRVLDFSSGVVFGLGCGMHRVEKNVFLLSPPDTEVQGLVEAATV, from the coding sequence GTGACCAGCAACGAAGCCACCGACGAACAGTGGGAGGGGCTCGCGCAGGTCGTGCCGCTGCGCGGCCGCAACGAATGGCCGTCGTGGCCGGGGCACCGCTCGCTGCCCGACGCCGAGACCGAGACCCGGCGGCGCTTCGTCGTCACCCGCGTCAACGTCTTCTCCGACGCCCGCGAGGTCGCCGAGAACCTGATGGCGCAGATCCCCGTCCTCCTCGACCTCAGCGGCGCCGAGACCGAGACCGCCAAGCGGGTCCTCGACTTCAGCAGCGGCGTCGTCTTCGGCCTCGGCTGCGGCATGCACCGGGTGGAGAAGAACGTCTTCCTGCTCTCGCCGCCCGACACCGAGGTGCAGGGCCTGGTGGAGGCGGCCACCGTCTGA
- a CDS encoding DUF6099 family protein, producing the protein MDAMRLIEATRCALARSQEPAAIVAEVWQSQALAQAIGHRLAVAGPPELRGEALGLSELSGRGCGLLDPPRSQAEDIRAAGLTVIGDAHDTLLGLGALLAEAGIALVSVAMGAEDEGLYWQCMESIDAADESRDRVVEMLRRLAARERALSDESDCEKCTGTVLEG; encoded by the coding sequence ATGGATGCGATGAGGCTCATCGAGGCGACGAGATGCGCCTTGGCGCGGAGTCAGGAGCCCGCGGCCATCGTGGCGGAGGTGTGGCAGTCCCAGGCTCTGGCCCAGGCGATAGGGCATCGCCTCGCCGTCGCGGGCCCGCCGGAGTTACGGGGCGAGGCGCTGGGCCTGAGCGAGCTGAGCGGCCGGGGCTGCGGCCTCCTGGACCCGCCCCGCTCCCAGGCGGAGGACATACGGGCGGCGGGTCTGACCGTGATAGGGGACGCCCACGACACGCTGCTCGGGCTCGGCGCCCTGCTCGCCGAGGCCGGGATCGCCCTCGTCTCGGTGGCGATGGGCGCCGAGGACGAGGGGTTGTACTGGCAGTGCATGGAGTCGATCGACGCGGCCGACGAGTCCAGGGACCGCGTGGTGGAGATGCTCCGCAGACTGGCCGCCCGCGAGCGGGCCCTGTCGGACGAGAGCGACTGCGAGAAGTGCACCGGCACGGTCCTGGAGGGCTGA
- a CDS encoding heavy metal translocating P-type ATPase gives MDTATGTAPAPGVTTTDLVIGGMTCAACVNRVEKRLGKLDGVSASVNLATGRAQVTHPADTGAQELIAVVVRAGYTAEVPAPPAPERAAGETAEDDGARAERTRLLVTALLSLPVLALSMVPAWQFRNWQWLCFVLAAPVAVWGAWPFHQRALRGLRHGAATMDTLVSLGVAASFSWSAYALFLGGAGEPGMRMPFAFLPSAGGGAAHLYLEAAVGVPLSVLAGRFLEARARHGTGAALRSLAELAAKDVAVRGPDGTERRVPVGLLRVGQEFTVRPGERVATDGVVVSGASALDVSLVTGESEPVEAAPGQAVVGGAVNAGGLLVVRATAVGADTQLARITKMVTEAQTGKARAQRLADTAAGVFVPVVLTLAVTVLGFWLGAGADPQAAVTAAVAALVVACPCALGLATPTALLAATGRGAQLGVLVSGPRALEALRHVDTVVLDKTGTLTTGNMTVARVTAVPGGLGEAAVVRLAGAVEQGSEHPLGRALVTYARQRLDDAALPPVDGFLATPGTGVGGVVEGRRVEVRVPGDALPDVLAAALAEAEEAARTAVLVRVDGVDEAVVAVGDVLRPGSYRAVDRLRRLGVEPVLATGDRAATAHAVAAELGIAEVHARCTPEEKAELVGRLRAQGRRVAVLGDGVNDAAALARADLGIAMGCGTDAAIGAADVTLAGGDIGAAAVAVRLARRTLATIRANLVWAFGYNALAVPLAAVGRLGPMTAAVAMSASSLLVVANSLRLRTWEPVPRAARERNRR, from the coding sequence ATGGACACCGCCACCGGTACGGCCCCCGCGCCCGGGGTGACGACCACCGACCTGGTGATCGGCGGCATGACCTGCGCCGCGTGCGTGAACCGCGTCGAGAAGCGGCTCGGCAAGCTCGACGGGGTCAGCGCGAGCGTCAACCTCGCCACCGGGCGGGCCCAGGTGACGCATCCGGCGGACACCGGCGCGCAGGAGCTGATCGCGGTCGTCGTACGGGCGGGCTACACGGCGGAGGTGCCCGCGCCGCCCGCGCCCGAGCGGGCGGCGGGCGAGACCGCCGAGGACGACGGCGCTCGGGCCGAGCGCACCAGGCTGCTCGTCACCGCGCTGCTCTCGCTGCCGGTCCTTGCCCTGTCGATGGTGCCCGCCTGGCAGTTCCGCAACTGGCAGTGGCTGTGCTTCGTCCTCGCGGCACCGGTGGCGGTGTGGGGCGCCTGGCCCTTCCACCAGCGGGCGCTGCGGGGCCTCAGGCACGGGGCGGCCACCATGGACACCCTGGTGTCGCTCGGCGTCGCCGCGTCCTTCTCCTGGTCGGCGTACGCGCTGTTCCTCGGCGGGGCGGGCGAGCCGGGCATGCGGATGCCCTTCGCGTTCCTGCCGTCCGCCGGGGGCGGGGCCGCGCACCTGTATCTGGAGGCGGCGGTCGGGGTGCCGCTCTCGGTGCTCGCCGGGCGGTTCCTGGAGGCGCGGGCCCGCCACGGCACGGGCGCGGCGCTGCGCTCGCTCGCCGAACTCGCCGCCAAGGACGTGGCGGTGCGCGGCCCGGACGGCACCGAGCGGCGCGTGCCCGTCGGGTTGCTGCGGGTGGGCCAGGAGTTCACCGTGCGGCCCGGTGAGCGCGTCGCCACCGACGGCGTCGTGGTGTCGGGCGCGTCCGCGCTCGACGTGTCGCTCGTCACCGGCGAGAGCGAACCGGTGGAGGCCGCACCCGGGCAGGCCGTCGTCGGCGGCGCGGTCAACGCGGGCGGCCTGCTCGTCGTCCGGGCCACCGCGGTCGGCGCGGACACCCAACTGGCGCGGATCACGAAGATGGTGACGGAGGCTCAGACCGGCAAGGCCCGCGCCCAGCGCCTCGCGGACACCGCGGCGGGCGTGTTCGTGCCCGTGGTCCTCACCCTCGCGGTCACCGTGCTCGGCTTCTGGCTGGGCGCCGGGGCCGACCCGCAGGCCGCCGTGACCGCGGCCGTGGCGGCGCTCGTCGTCGCCTGCCCCTGCGCCCTCGGCCTCGCCACGCCCACCGCGCTGCTCGCCGCCACCGGGCGCGGCGCCCAGCTCGGCGTCCTCGTCAGCGGGCCGCGGGCCCTGGAGGCGCTGCGGCACGTCGACACCGTCGTCCTGGACAAGACCGGCACGCTCACCACCGGGAACATGACCGTCGCGCGCGTCACCGCCGTGCCCGGCGGCCTCGGCGAGGCCGCGGTGGTGCGGCTCGCCGGGGCCGTGGAGCAGGGCTCGGAGCACCCGCTGGGCCGCGCCCTGGTGACGTACGCCCGCCAGCGCCTGGACGACGCGGCGTTGCCGCCGGTCGACGGGTTCCTGGCGACGCCCGGCACCGGTGTCGGCGGTGTGGTGGAGGGCCGCCGCGTGGAGGTGCGGGTGCCCGGCGACGCGCTGCCGGACGTGCTCGCCGCCGCGCTCGCCGAGGCGGAGGAGGCCGCCCGCACCGCCGTCCTCGTCCGTGTGGACGGCGTCGACGAGGCGGTCGTCGCCGTCGGCGACGTGCTGCGGCCCGGCAGCTACCGCGCCGTGGACCGGCTGCGGCGCCTCGGCGTCGAGCCGGTGCTCGCCACCGGCGACCGGGCGGCGACCGCGCACGCCGTGGCCGCCGAACTCGGCATCGCCGAGGTGCACGCGCGCTGCACGCCCGAGGAGAAGGCCGAACTCGTCGGGCGGCTGCGCGCGCAGGGCCGCCGCGTCGCGGTGCTCGGCGACGGCGTGAACGACGCCGCCGCGCTCGCCCGCGCCGACCTGGGCATCGCCATGGGCTGCGGCACCGACGCGGCGATCGGCGCGGCCGACGTGACGCTCGCGGGCGGCGACATCGGCGCGGCCGCGGTGGCCGTGCGGCTCGCCCGGCGCACCCTGGCCACGATCCGCGCCAACCTCGTCTGGGCGTTCGGCTACAACGCGCTCGCCGTGCCGCTGGCCGCGGTGGGCCGCCTCGGCCCGATGACGGCGGCCGTCGCCATGTCCGCGAGCTCCCTGCTCGTGGTCGCCAACAGCCTGCGTCTGCGGACGTGGGAGCCGGTGCCGCGCGCGGCACGGGAGAGGAACCGCCGATGA